Proteins from one Calditerricola satsumensis genomic window:
- a CDS encoding Glu/Leu/Phe/Val family dehydrogenase: MGDSVAKENEKSTAERERDAEKAGAELLAATQRVIKEALDKLGYPEQVYELLEEPIRVLTVRIPVRMDDGSVKVFTGYRAQHNDAVGPTKGGVRFHPDVTLDEVKALSIWMSIKCGIMDLPYGGGKGAIKCDPRKMSFRELERLSRGYVRAISQIVGPAKDIPAPDVYTNSQIMAWMMDEYSRIREFDSPAFITGKPLVLGGSRGRETATAKGVTICIREAAKKRGINLEGARVIVQGFGNAGGYLAKFMHDAGAKVIAISDAYGALYDPNGLDIDYLLDRRDSFGTVTPLFKNTITNKEMLELDCDILVPAAVANQITKENAPNIKAKIIVEAANGPTTYEATKILTERGILLVPDVLASAGGVTVSYFEWVQNNQGYYWSEEEVERKLEEMMVRAFENVYQTAQSRKVDMRLAAYMVGVRKMAEAARFRGWV; this comes from the coding sequence ATGGGCGACAGCGTGGCGAAAGAAAACGAGAAAAGCACCGCAGAACGGGAACGGGATGCGGAAAAGGCGGGTGCGGAGCTGCTCGCCGCGACACAGCGCGTGATCAAAGAAGCGCTGGACAAGCTGGGGTATCCCGAGCAGGTGTACGAATTGTTGGAGGAGCCGATCCGCGTGCTCACCGTGCGCATTCCCGTGCGGATGGACGACGGATCGGTAAAGGTGTTTACCGGTTACCGCGCCCAGCACAACGACGCGGTGGGGCCCACCAAGGGGGGCGTGCGCTTTCATCCCGATGTGACGTTGGATGAAGTGAAAGCGCTCTCCATCTGGATGAGCATCAAGTGCGGCATTATGGATCTTCCTTATGGCGGCGGGAAAGGCGCAATCAAATGCGACCCGCGGAAAATGTCGTTCCGCGAACTCGAGCGCCTCAGCCGCGGCTATGTGCGGGCCATCAGCCAGATCGTCGGTCCGGCGAAGGACATCCCTGCGCCGGACGTGTACACGAATTCGCAAATCATGGCCTGGATGATGGACGAGTACAGCCGCATTCGCGAGTTTGACAGCCCGGCCTTCATCACCGGCAAGCCCCTCGTGCTTGGCGGGTCGCGCGGCCGGGAGACGGCCACGGCCAAGGGCGTCACGATCTGCATCCGCGAGGCGGCGAAGAAGCGCGGCATCAACCTGGAAGGTGCGCGCGTCATCGTCCAGGGCTTTGGCAACGCCGGCGGCTACCTGGCCAAGTTCATGCACGACGCGGGGGCCAAGGTGATCGCCATTTCCGACGCCTACGGGGCCCTCTATGACCCGAATGGCCTCGACATCGATTACCTCCTTGACCGCCGCGACTCCTTCGGCACGGTGACACCCTTATTTAAGAACACGATCACGAACAAGGAGATGCTGGAGCTCGATTGCGACATCTTGGTGCCGGCGGCGGTTGCGAACCAGATCACCAAGGAGAACGCGCCCAACATCAAGGCGAAGATCATCGTCGAGGCGGCCAATGGGCCGACGACCTATGAGGCCACGAAGATCCTCACCGAGCGCGGCATCCTCCTCGTACCCGACGTGCTGGCCAGCGCCGGCGGCGTCACCGTGTCCTATTTCGAATGGGTGCAAAACAACCAGGGCTATTACTGGAGCGAGGAAGAAGTGGAGCGCAAGCTCGAAGAGATGATGGTGCGCGCCTTCGAGAACGTGTACCAGACGGCGCAGTCGCGCAAGGTGGACATGCGCCTGGCCGCGTACATGGTCGGCGTGCGCAAGATGGCCGAAGCGGCGCGCTTCCGCGGCTGGGTGTAG